A genomic window from Quercus lobata isolate SW786 chromosome 10, ValleyOak3.0 Primary Assembly, whole genome shotgun sequence includes:
- the LOC115962577 gene encoding nucleoside diphosphate kinase 2, chloroplastic, with product MEAQVVFGRASPPCLSSSLLSSQTRRTCCSLSYTHCPIQRTKHHLHLAAFHLKSHLFSYSPSRPHAKTLSHKTHIFLPHLVASMEQVEETYIMVKPDAVQRGLVGEIISRFEKKGFKLTGLKLFECPKELAEEHYKDLKSKSFFPKLIDYITSGPVVCMAWEGVGVVASARKLIGSTDPLQADPGTIRGDLAVQTGRNVVHGSDSPENGKREIALWFKEGELCQWTPAQAPWLRE from the exons atggaAGCTCAGGTAGTGTTCGGTAGAGCAAGTCCACCATGCCTCTCATCATCTCTTCTAAGCTCACAAACTCGGAGAACTTGTTGCAGCTTATCCTACACTCACTGCCCTATCCAACGCACCAAACACCACCTCCACTTAGCTGCATTCCACTTAAAGTCCCATCTTTTCTCATATTCCCCATCTCGTCCCCATGCCAAAACCCTCTCTCACAAAACCCATATCTTCTTGCCCCACTTGGTTGCTTCCATG GAACAAGTTGAAGAGACTTATATAATGGTGAAACCTGATGCTGTGCAACGTGGACTT GTTGGAGAGATTATTTCAAGGTTTGAGAAGAAGGGATTTAAATTGACTGGCTTGAAGCTCTTTGAGTGCCCAAAAGAATTAGCAGAG GAGCATTATAAGGATCTCAAGTCTAAATCATTCTTCCCTAAGCTGATTGATTACATTACTTCTGGTCCAGTTGTGTGCATg GCTTGGGAGGGTGTTGGTGTTGTTGCATCTGCACGGAAGCTTATAGGGTCTACAGATCCTCTTCAAGCTGACCCTGGCACAATAAGAGGAGACCTTGCTGTTCAAACCGGAAG GAATGTGGTTCATGGAAGTGACAGCCCTGAGAATGGCAAGCGTGAAATAG CTCTTTGGTTCAAAGAAGGCGAACTATGTCAGTGGACACCAGCTCAGGCACCATGGCTTAGGGAGTGA
- the LOC115965539 gene encoding uncharacterized protein LOC115965539 has protein sequence MFGKIRGASTSSLDSLELERPTSKIFRDDPLSIYEVTLMKLKLGSQRELSSHSKQTVPQIETDSASSSSCAGVMKINADCSEKCSQDIVVSPYEEAMAIDTKCSSGSVSRGSIDPPCLGSKKQQQNRNVSVLYLFSKFKDSRRQVVSSSCEDAMPIEDGCSESSWTNSSDCHQSLKSMEQQMDQECVTSLALQNVRSELGCA, from the exons atgtttgGGAAAATCAGAGGAGCTTCGACTTCGTCACTAGACAGCTTGGAGTTAGAGAGGCCAACTTCCAAGATTTTCAGAGACGATCCTCTCTCCATCTATg AGGTTACACTCATGAAGCTTAAATTAGGCTCTCAACGTGAGCTAAGTTCACACTCCAAGCAGACAGTGCCGCAGATAGAAACTGATTCTGCTTCAAGCTCCTCTTGTGCTGGGGTGATGAAGATAAATGCAGATTGTTCTGAAAAATGTTCTCAAGACATTGTGGTTTCCCCTTATGAGGAGGCAATGGCAATAGATACAAAATGTTCATCTGGGAGTGTTTCGCGAGGTTCAATTGATCCTCCTTGTTTGGGCAGCAAGAAACAGCAACAGAACAGGAATGTTTCGGTTCTTTACCTCTTTTCTAAATTTAAGGATTCTCGTCGACAAGTTGTAAGCTCATCCTGTGAGGACGCGATGCCAATAGAAGATGGTTGTTCTGAAAGTTCTTGGACAAATTCAAGTGATTGTCATCAATCTCTTAAAAGCATGGAACAGCAGATGGATCAGGAATGTGTAACCTCTTTAGCTCTGCAGAATGTAAGATCTGAACTGGGATGTGCTTAA
- the LOC115963701 gene encoding uncharacterized protein slr0889-like isoform X1, which yields MLPPVDFKDIQEKLSTHFRPWNRSFQFWVRAVDIYTGYKVFQVRVSFVKDVQKQEAMWERQHEVAAQKIYSMCSDLGGFFLKVAQIIGKPDLAPAAWVKRLVTLCDRAPATPFGDIQLMLEKELGKSIGEMFERFEMDPLGSASIAQVHRARLRGDKNDVAVKVQHPGIQDLMMTDIRNLQAFALYIQKTDVKFDLYSITKEMETQIGYEFDFIREANAMEKIRRFLYENNKKSPVLVPRVIRDMVSRRVLVMEYMDGVPILNLGDEIAKRGINPGGKIAAAAKQKILESLTLAYGQMILKSGFFHADPHPGNILICKGSEVALLDYGQAKDLPENLRLGYANLVLAIADNDPIRAAESYRELGIDTLSHCENEQQELLRLAQTMFDTKLPPGVVMLQPFSEESSIKKIAVLAFPEELFSVLRTVHLLRGLSVGLGINYSCAEQWRSIAEEALYGAGRLKGKDMKSRVRRRGLSRRFF from the exons ATGCTGCCTCCTGTGGATTTCAAGGATATTCAAGAAAAGCTGTCCACCCATTTCAGACCTTGGAATCGCTCCTTTCAGTTCTGGGTACGAGCTGTTGATATCTACACTGGCTacaag GTGTTTCAAGTTAGAGTGAGTTTTGTGAAGGATGTGCAAAAGCAAGAGGCAATGTGGGAAAGACAGCATGAAGTTGCGGCtcagaaaatatattctatgtGCTCTGACCTTGGTGGATTTTTCCTTAAG GTTGCTCAAATTATTGGGAAGCCTGACTTGGCCCCAGCAGCATGGGTGAAAAGGCTTGTGACCCTATGTGATCGGGCTCCCGCAACCCCCTTTGGTGACATTCAACTTATGCTGGAGAAGGAGTTGGGAAAAAGTATTGGTGAAATGTTTGAAAGATTTGAAATGGATCCTCTTGGTTCTGCCTCAATTGCCCAG GTACATCGAGCAAGATTGAGAGGTGATAAGAATGATGTTGCTGTCAAG GTGCAACATCCAGGAATCCAGGATCTGATGATGACAGATATTCGTAATTTACAAGCTTTTGCTTTGTACATACAAAAGACAGATGTCAAATTTGATCTGTACTCAATAACCAAGGAAATGGAGACACAG ATTGGATATGAATTTGACTTCATCAGGGAGGCTAATGCTATGGAAAAGATTCGACGTTTCCTATATGAGAATAACAAAAAGAGTCCTGTTTTGGTGCCACGAGTGATACGGGATATGGTCAGCAG gAGGGTCTTAGTGATGGAATATATGGATGGAGTTCCAATCCTTAATCTTGGTGATGAAATAGCAAAAAGAGGAATAAATCCTGGTGGTAAGATTGCAGCAGCGGCAAAGCA GAAAATCCTTGAAAGTTTGACACTAGCATATGGGCAAATGATTCTGAAGAGTGGTTTCTTCCATGCTGATCCCCATCCGGGAAATATACTTATCTGTAAAGGTTCAGAG GTTGCCTTGCTAGACTATGGGCAAGCGAAGGATCTCCCAGAGAATTTGAGGCTTGGTTATGCTAATCTTGTTCTTGCCATTGCTGATAATGACCCTATAAGAGCTGCAGAGAGCTACAG GGAGCTGGGAATTGATACCTTAAGCCATTGTGAAAACGAACAACAGGAATTGCTGAGGTTGGCACAGACGATGTTTGATACAAAACTACCCCCTGGAGTGGTGATGCTGCAACCTTTCTCAGAAGAATCTTCAATTAAAAAGATTGCTGTTCTG GCTTTTCCTGAGGAGCTATTTTCTGTACTTCGGACGGTGCATCTCTTGAGAGGGCTTAGTGTTGGTCTAGGAATCAACTACTCTTGTGCAGAACAGTGGAGATCCATTGCAGAAGAAGCTTTGTATGGTGCCGGCAGGTTAAAAG GTAAGGATATGAAGAGTAGAGTTCGTAGACGTGGTTTATCAAGAAGATTTTTTTGA
- the LOC115963701 gene encoding uncharacterized aarF domain-containing protein kinase 1-like isoform X2: MLPPVDFKDIQEKLSTHFRPWNRSFQFWVRAVDIYTGYKVFQVRVSFVKDVQKQEAMWERQHEVAAQKIYSMCSDLGGFFLKVAQIIGKPDLAPAAWVKRLVTLCDRAPATPFGDIQLMLEKELGKSIGEMFERFEMDPLGSASIAQVHRARLRGDKNDVAVKVQHPGIQDLMMTDIRNLQAFALYIQKTDVKFDLYSITKEMETQIGYEFDFIREANAMEKIRRFLYENNKKSPVLVPRVIRDMVSRRVLVMEYMDGVPILNLGDEIAKRGINPGGKIAAAAKQKILESLTLAYGQMILKSGFFHADPHPGNILICKGSEVALLDYGQAKDLPENLRLGYANLVLAIADNDPIRAAESYRSHLCIQYNFI; this comes from the exons ATGCTGCCTCCTGTGGATTTCAAGGATATTCAAGAAAAGCTGTCCACCCATTTCAGACCTTGGAATCGCTCCTTTCAGTTCTGGGTACGAGCTGTTGATATCTACACTGGCTacaag GTGTTTCAAGTTAGAGTGAGTTTTGTGAAGGATGTGCAAAAGCAAGAGGCAATGTGGGAAAGACAGCATGAAGTTGCGGCtcagaaaatatattctatgtGCTCTGACCTTGGTGGATTTTTCCTTAAG GTTGCTCAAATTATTGGGAAGCCTGACTTGGCCCCAGCAGCATGGGTGAAAAGGCTTGTGACCCTATGTGATCGGGCTCCCGCAACCCCCTTTGGTGACATTCAACTTATGCTGGAGAAGGAGTTGGGAAAAAGTATTGGTGAAATGTTTGAAAGATTTGAAATGGATCCTCTTGGTTCTGCCTCAATTGCCCAG GTACATCGAGCAAGATTGAGAGGTGATAAGAATGATGTTGCTGTCAAG GTGCAACATCCAGGAATCCAGGATCTGATGATGACAGATATTCGTAATTTACAAGCTTTTGCTTTGTACATACAAAAGACAGATGTCAAATTTGATCTGTACTCAATAACCAAGGAAATGGAGACACAG ATTGGATATGAATTTGACTTCATCAGGGAGGCTAATGCTATGGAAAAGATTCGACGTTTCCTATATGAGAATAACAAAAAGAGTCCTGTTTTGGTGCCACGAGTGATACGGGATATGGTCAGCAG gAGGGTCTTAGTGATGGAATATATGGATGGAGTTCCAATCCTTAATCTTGGTGATGAAATAGCAAAAAGAGGAATAAATCCTGGTGGTAAGATTGCAGCAGCGGCAAAGCA GAAAATCCTTGAAAGTTTGACACTAGCATATGGGCAAATGATTCTGAAGAGTGGTTTCTTCCATGCTGATCCCCATCCGGGAAATATACTTATCTGTAAAGGTTCAGAG GTTGCCTTGCTAGACTATGGGCAAGCGAAGGATCTCCCAGAGAATTTGAGGCTTGGTTATGCTAATCTTGTTCTTGCCATTGCTGATAATGACCCTATAAGAGCTGCAGAGAGCTACAG GTCACATTTATGTATCCAATATAATTTTATCTGA